A window of the Aspergillus flavus chromosome 6, complete sequence genome harbors these coding sequences:
- a CDS encoding inosine-uridine preferring nucleoside hydrolase (hypothetical protein Ao3042_09401), translated as MAPKKIIIDTDPGIDDILGLLLALSATPEEVEVLLISLTFGNIEVRSCLRNVVSMFHILEREMQWRREQGRPEGFGALRAAPPVVAVGAEDPLEDQKMLADYFHGTDGLGGIHTSHPHLTPKETWEHLFDPSADPVEVEPVPTGNPSRPSFIPSKRRAHEEILRVLRENDPDTVTLVAVGPLTNLALASAADPETFLRVKEVVVMGGAVNEPGNVTPAAEFNAYADAFAAARVYALTSPSPKTTIPTNSSLPDYPTNLSKQLTLRIFPLDITLRHGVSRGQFRKAVTPHLEKGSPLAEWVSAFMAHTFHTVEKLHTGRVGDDVELSLHDPVCVWYAITAEDEKWKPSATSPEDIRIETTGQWTRGLCVVDRRNRHRIEGDEEHSSDHGLWLSSRAGNRVWRMDASPVEDNFGAVLLERLFT; from the exons ATGGCACCCAAGAAGATCATTATCGATACTGACCCG GGGatcgatgatatcctcggTCTTCTACTCGCTCTGTCCGCAACACCAGAGGAAGTTGAAGTCCTGCTTATCTCCTTGACCTTCGGCAACATTGAAGTAAGAAG CTGTCTTCGCAATGTCGTCTCGATGTTCCATATCCTCGAACGAGAGATGCAATGGCGTCGGGAGCAGGGCCGTCCTGAAGGGTTTGGTGCCCTGCGTGCTGCCCCGCCAGTCGTTGCGGTTGGTGCCGAGGATCCCCTCGAAGACCAGAAGATGTTGGCGGACTACTTCC ATGGAACCGACGGTCTGGGAGGAATCCATACCAGT CACCCCCACCTGACTCCTAAGGAGACCTGGGAGCATCTCTTTGATCCTTCTGCTGATCCAGTTGAAGTTGAGCCCGTTCCGACGGGCAACCCTTCACGCCCGTCATTCATCCCATCCAAGCGTCGGGCACACGAGGAGATACTCCGTGTTTTGCGCGAAAATGACCCAGACACCGTCACTCTGGTGGCAGTCGGACCTTTGACTAACCTCGCATTGGCCTCTGCGGCTGACCCAGAGACATTCCTGCGTGTCAAggaagtggtggtgatgggCGGGGCTGTCAACGAGCCCGGTAAT GTAACCCCGGCCGCTGAATTCAACGCCTACGCCGACGCATTCGCAGCAGCACGGGTCTATGCTTTGACATCCCCCTCGCCCAAGACCACCATCCCAACGAACTCAAGTCTACCAGACTACCCCACCAATCTTAGCAAGCAGCTCACCCTGCGCATCTTCCCGCTGGACATCACACTCCGCCACGGCGTCTCGCGTGGCCAGTTCCGCAAGGCAGTCACCCCACACCTGGAGAAAGGCTCGCCGTTGGCCGAGTGGGTGTCAGCCTTCATGGCTCACACTTTCCACACGGTCGAGAAGCTGCATACGGGCCGGGTGGGTGATGATGTCGAGCTCAGTTTGCATGACCCTGTCTGTGTGTGGTATGCCATTACCGCAGAGGATGAGAAGTGGAAGCCCTCCGCGACCTCTCCAGAGGATATCCGAATCGAGACCACTGGACAGTGGACCCGGGGTCTGTGTGTCGTTGACCGACGGAACAGACATCGCATCGAAGGTGATGAGGAACACTCTAGCGACCATGGTCTCTGGTTGAGCTCGAGAGCCGGAAACCGTGTGTGGAGAATGGATGCTTCGCCGGTCGAGGATAATTTCGGGGCTGTTCTCCTTGAACGGTTGTTTACTTGA